A genomic window from Tolypothrix sp. PCC 7910 includes:
- a CDS encoding DUF2996 domain-containing protein — MADPTNHNEAGEVAPSTVDKQAPSVAEEHAPSTSEPVATDLPTANTPDPKAANPKTNPNAATTTTAAPKREKPAAKADGEEKPAAKAAAAKKEKAPAVEDKPFVEFIQQHYLPAVQTAITQQGVADLQLSFAKQKVPISGFESAEDCYQLVGSWQNGLRQFNLYFPDEDIQGKKGFSCNEGKKPSTLESFLIDERKITLDLLVFGLVQRLNGQKWLGRN; from the coding sequence ATGGCAGACCCAACTAATCATAATGAAGCGGGAGAGGTAGCTCCCAGCACTGTTGACAAACAGGCCCCCAGTGTTGCTGAAGAACACGCTCCCAGCACCAGCGAACCAGTAGCGACAGACCTCCCTACTGCCAACACGCCAGATCCCAAAGCAGCAAACCCAAAAACTAACCCCAATGCTGCTACAACTACCACTGCGGCCCCTAAGCGTGAAAAACCTGCCGCTAAAGCAGATGGAGAAGAAAAACCCGCTGCTAAAGCCGCCGCAGCCAAAAAAGAAAAAGCTCCTGCTGTTGAAGATAAGCCATTTGTAGAGTTTATCCAGCAACACTACTTACCAGCTGTACAAACAGCAATTACTCAGCAAGGTGTCGCTGATTTACAGTTGTCTTTTGCTAAACAGAAGGTTCCTATCTCTGGCTTTGAATCAGCCGAGGACTGCTACCAACTTGTAGGAAGTTGGCAAAACGGTTTGCGCCAGTTCAATCTTTATTTCCCTGATGAAGATATTCAAGGGAAAAAAGGATTCTCTTGTAATGAAGGTAAAAAACCTAGCACACTAGAATCCTTCTTAATAGATGAACGTAAAATTACTCTGGACTTACTAGTATTTGGTCTAGTGCAGCGCTTAAACGGGCAAAAGTGGCTAGGTAGAAATTAG
- a CDS encoding type II toxin-antitoxin system RelE/ParE family toxin: MSRYIISPSASRDLNEIADYFLTINLEAGEKLFREFNKKCQNLAKFPNIGRIYSHIKPELRGLPLDGYVILYRVVDDGVEILRVVSARRDLETLFSDIDDS; this comes from the coding sequence ATGAGCCGTTACATCATCTCACCTTCTGCAAGCAGAGATTTAAATGAGATTGCAGATTATTTTTTGACAATAAATCTGGAAGCAGGAGAAAAGCTTTTTAGAGAATTCAATAAAAAATGTCAAAACTTAGCTAAATTTCCAAATATAGGGCGTATTTATTCTCACATTAAGCCTGAGTTACGTGGTCTTCCACTTGATGGTTACGTCATCTTATATCGAGTGGTGGATGATGGGGTGGAAATTTTACGTGTAGTGAGTGCACGTAGAGATTTAGAAACATTATTTTCAGATATAGACGATTCTTGA
- a CDS encoding type II toxin-antitoxin system ParD family antitoxin, producing MTINLKPEHEQLIKAQIASGRFTNADEVIGTALKLLEKLNAEYSQWVEETRQKVEVAIAEMDRGEGLDGEIVTMQILERFQKAREAAE from the coding sequence ATGACTATTAATCTTAAACCTGAACATGAGCAATTGATCAAAGCGCAAATTGCTAGTGGTAGATTTACAAATGCAGATGAGGTAATTGGTACAGCATTGAAATTACTAGAAAAGTTGAATGCTGAGTACAGCCAATGGGTAGAAGAAACTCGCCAAAAAGTTGAAGTCGCTATTGCTGAAATGGACAGAGGAGAAGGATTAGACGGTGAGATAGTTACTATGCAAATACTTGAAAGATTCCAAAAAGCACGCGAGGCGGCAGAATGA
- a CDS encoding low specificity L-threonine aldolase encodes MSNQLEQFASDNYSGICPQALEYMLKANQGSAPAYGNDEWTQKATDYFRKLFEIDCEVFFAFNGTAANSLSLAALCQSYHSVICHETSHIETDECGAPEFASNGSKLLLAKGENGKLTAQAIESLVTKRTDIHYPKPKVISITQATEVGTLYSLDELAAIKETARKYNLKIHMDGARFANAVAAMNKTPAELSWKSGVDVLCFCGTKNGMALGEAIIFFNKALAEDFDYRCKQAGQLASKMRFISAPWLGLLETDAWLNNARHANQCAEYLENKLINIDGVEMMFPREANAVFAKLPEHTIKILKEKGWQFYTFIGVGGVRFMCSWNTTQSRIDELVNDIKNSI; translated from the coding sequence ATGTCTAATCAATTAGAACAGTTTGCGAGTGATAATTACTCTGGAATTTGCCCTCAAGCGCTGGAATACATGCTAAAAGCTAATCAAGGAAGCGCTCCAGCTTATGGAAATGATGAATGGACGCAAAAAGCAACAGATTATTTTCGTAAGTTATTTGAAATTGATTGCGAAGTATTTTTTGCTTTTAACGGGACAGCCGCGAATTCTCTATCTTTAGCTGCACTTTGTCAGTCATATCACAGCGTCATTTGTCATGAAACATCCCACATTGAAACAGATGAATGTGGCGCACCAGAGTTTGCTTCTAATGGTTCTAAGTTACTACTAGCTAAAGGGGAAAATGGGAAGTTAACAGCACAGGCTATAGAATCACTAGTAACTAAGCGCACTGACATTCATTATCCTAAGCCAAAAGTTATTAGTATTACCCAAGCTACAGAAGTAGGAACTTTATATTCTCTGGATGAATTGGCAGCAATTAAAGAAACTGCGCGCAAGTATAACTTAAAAATTCACATGGATGGCGCTCGTTTTGCAAATGCAGTTGCTGCTATGAATAAAACTCCAGCGGAACTTTCTTGGAAAAGTGGTGTAGATGTGTTGTGTTTTTGTGGCACAAAAAATGGTATGGCTTTAGGAGAAGCAATTATTTTCTTCAATAAAGCTTTAGCAGAAGATTTTGACTATCGCTGTAAACAAGCAGGTCAATTAGCTTCAAAAATGCGATTTATTTCTGCTCCCTGGTTAGGGTTACTGGAAACCGACGCATGGTTAAATAATGCGCGACACGCAAATCAATGTGCTGAATATTTAGAAAATAAATTAATAAATATTGATGGCGTTGAAATGATGTTTCCTAGAGAAGCAAATGCTGTATTTGCCAAACTACCAGAACACACAATTAAAATTTTAAAAGAAAAAGGCTGGCAATTTTACACTTTTATTGGTGTGGGCGGAGTTCGTTTTATGTGTTCTTGGAATACCACACAATCTAGAATTGATGAACTTGTAAATGATATTAAGAATTCAATTTGA
- the hemW gene encoding radical SAM family heme chaperone HemW, whose translation MPQKVNFYSTPTSAYVHIPFCRRRCFYCDFPISVVGDRLRGETSGTISQYVEVLTQEIATAPRLGQPLKTIFFGGGTPSLLSIEQLQQILTALEQHFGILPGAEISMEMDPGTFDLAHIAGYRSLGVNRVSLGIQAFQEELLKLAGRSHSIADIFAAVELVRKVEIPEFSLDLISGLPHQSLEQWQDSLAKALAIAPTHISIYDLTIEPGTAFGRYYEPGANPLPTDETTVKMYQMAQQVLTDAGYEHYEISNYAQSGHQCQHNRVYWENRPYYGFGMGAASYIEGKRFTRPRKTKEYYAWVKAGCVVDCEITPLNEVLLETLMLGLRLAEGVSLAALAADFSEAKLEELHKFLKPYFAKGWVEVINGRLRLTDPQGFLFSNVVLADLFSKFGE comes from the coding sequence ATGCCTCAAAAAGTTAATTTTTATAGCACTCCTACTTCTGCTTATGTGCATATTCCATTTTGCAGACGGCGGTGCTTTTATTGTGATTTCCCAATATCTGTTGTGGGCGATCGCTTGCGCGGGGAAACATCAGGTACGATTTCCCAATATGTAGAAGTGCTAACTCAAGAAATTGCTACCGCACCGAGATTGGGTCAACCTCTAAAGACAATTTTTTTCGGTGGTGGAACTCCTTCGCTGCTATCAATAGAGCAGTTACAGCAGATATTAACAGCTTTAGAGCAGCATTTTGGTATTTTACCTGGGGCAGAGATTTCTATGGAAATGGACCCAGGGACATTTGATTTAGCACATATAGCAGGGTACCGCAGTCTGGGGGTGAATCGTGTCAGTTTAGGTATACAGGCGTTTCAAGAAGAGTTATTAAAACTTGCTGGGCGATCGCACTCAATTGCAGATATTTTTGCAGCTGTGGAATTAGTCCGCAAAGTCGAGATTCCCGAATTTAGTTTAGACTTAATTTCTGGTTTACCGCATCAGTCTTTAGAGCAATGGCAAGATTCCCTAGCTAAAGCATTAGCGATCGCACCAACTCACATCTCGATTTATGACCTTACCATAGAGCCAGGTACAGCCTTTGGTCGATACTACGAACCTGGCGCTAATCCTTTACCCACAGATGAAACCACAGTCAAAATGTACCAAATGGCACAGCAAGTTTTGACTGATGCAGGTTATGAACATTATGAAATTTCCAATTATGCCCAGTCTGGACATCAGTGTCAGCATAATCGGGTTTATTGGGAGAATCGTCCTTATTATGGTTTTGGTATGGGTGCAGCCAGCTATATTGAAGGGAAGCGTTTCACTCGTCCGCGTAAAACCAAAGAGTATTACGCATGGGTAAAAGCTGGTTGTGTAGTTGATTGTGAAATCACACCACTCAATGAAGTGTTATTAGAAACCTTAATGTTAGGCTTGCGCCTAGCTGAAGGTGTGAGTTTAGCAGCTTTAGCGGCAGATTTTAGCGAAGCTAAACTAGAAGAACTTCATAAATTTCTCAAGCCGTATTTTGCAAAAGGCTGGGTAGAGGTAATAAATGGAAGATTACGCCTAACCGACCCCCAAGGATTTTTATTTTCTAATGTAGTTTTAGCAGATTTATTTTCTAAATTTGGTGAATAA